The following proteins are co-located in the Spinactinospora alkalitolerans genome:
- the dnaG gene encoding DNA primase yields MAGRIRDEDVALVRERSPIADVVGEYLQLRNAGGGSLKGLCPFHDEKSPSFNVTPARGLFYCFGCAEGGDVIAFVQKIEHLSFVEAVESLARGAGIQLRYEQGGYVPRNEQGQRQRLIDAHKAAAEFYAERLLTPGAQEGRRFLSERGFSRADAERFGVGFAPPGWESLTGHLRGKGFSDKEIILAGLASQGRRGPYDKFRNRLLWPVREVTGEVVGFGARKLDPDDDGPKYLNTQETPIFKKSHLLYGLDLAKRDISRERQAVVVEGYTDVMACHLAGVGTAVATCGTSFGEEHLKILRRMLLGRSKFGGEVVFTFDGDAAGQKAALRAFAEEHGFVTETFVAVQPDGLDPCDLRIQHGDAAIRDLVAAKKPLYEFAIRSEIEGHNLDTPEGRMAALEAAAPIVAGIRNEGVRKFYGVSLDKWVGLMDERFVLRRVNQLARGGRRGDRSAPRQPAAPQQGQGAPYDLRDPSLQRERQALKIAVQYPGLAAEFDRLDAEAFSVPQHRAMYELIRSRGGVAAADDPAQWAARLREAAPNDAQRGLLTQLAVEPIEIYGELDEHYANEILGTIKIHSINRQVANLKSRLGRLDPVAEAAEYQAVFGELMAMEQRRRTMRERSGGAA; encoded by the coding sequence GTGGCCGGCCGAATTCGAGACGAAGACGTCGCGCTCGTTCGCGAGCGCTCACCCATCGCCGACGTGGTGGGGGAGTACCTCCAGCTCCGCAACGCCGGCGGCGGCTCCCTGAAGGGCCTGTGCCCCTTCCACGACGAGAAGTCCCCGTCCTTCAACGTCACCCCCGCGCGCGGCCTGTTCTACTGCTTCGGTTGCGCCGAGGGCGGCGACGTCATCGCGTTCGTGCAGAAGATCGAGCACCTGAGCTTCGTCGAGGCGGTGGAGAGCCTCGCCAGGGGCGCGGGGATCCAGTTGCGCTACGAGCAGGGCGGCTACGTCCCGCGCAACGAGCAGGGCCAGCGGCAGCGGCTGATCGACGCGCACAAGGCCGCGGCGGAGTTCTACGCCGAGCGGTTGCTGACCCCGGGCGCGCAGGAGGGGCGGCGCTTCCTCAGCGAGCGGGGGTTCTCCCGGGCCGACGCCGAGCGCTTCGGCGTCGGGTTCGCGCCGCCGGGGTGGGAGTCGCTCACCGGGCACCTGCGCGGCAAGGGGTTCAGCGACAAGGAGATCATCCTCGCCGGCCTGGCCAGCCAGGGGCGGCGCGGCCCCTACGACAAGTTCCGCAACCGGCTGCTCTGGCCGGTGCGCGAGGTGACCGGCGAGGTCGTCGGGTTCGGCGCGCGCAAGCTCGACCCCGACGACGACGGCCCCAAGTACCTCAACACCCAAGAGACGCCGATCTTCAAGAAGAGCCACCTGCTCTACGGGCTCGACCTCGCCAAGCGCGACATCTCCCGGGAGCGCCAGGCCGTCGTCGTCGAGGGCTACACCGACGTCATGGCCTGCCACCTGGCCGGGGTCGGCACGGCGGTGGCCACCTGCGGCACCTCCTTCGGCGAGGAGCACCTGAAGATCCTGCGCCGCATGCTGCTGGGGCGCTCGAAGTTCGGCGGCGAGGTCGTGTTCACCTTCGACGGCGACGCGGCGGGGCAGAAGGCCGCGCTGCGGGCCTTCGCCGAGGAGCACGGGTTCGTCACCGAGACCTTCGTCGCCGTGCAGCCCGACGGGCTCGACCCCTGCGATCTGCGCATACAGCACGGCGACGCCGCGATCCGGGACCTCGTGGCCGCGAAGAAGCCGCTCTATGAGTTCGCGATCCGCAGCGAGATCGAGGGGCACAACCTCGACACCCCCGAGGGCCGGATGGCGGCGCTGGAGGCGGCGGCCCCGATCGTCGCCGGCATCCGCAACGAGGGCGTGCGCAAGTTCTACGGCGTGAGCCTGGACAAGTGGGTCGGCCTCATGGACGAGCGGTTCGTGCTGCGCCGGGTCAACCAGCTCGCGCGCGGCGGCCGCCGCGGCGACCGGTCGGCGCCCCGTCAGCCCGCGGCGCCGCAGCAGGGCCAGGGCGCCCCCTACGACCTGCGCGACCCCTCCCTGCAGCGGGAGCGCCAGGCGCTCAAGATCGCCGTGCAGTACCCGGGCCTGGCGGCGGAGTTCGACCGGCTCGACGCCGAGGCGTTCTCCGTGCCGCAGCACCGGGCGATGTATGAGCTGATCCGGTCGCGGGGCGGGGTCGCGGCCGCCGACGACCCGGCGCAGTGGGCGGCGCGGTTGCGCGAGGCCGCCCCCAACGACGCCCAGCGCGGGTTGCTCACGCAATTGGCGGTGGAGCCGATCGAGATCTATGGAGAGCTCGACGAGCACTACGCCAATGAAATCCTGGGCACGATCAAAATTCATTCCATCAATCGCCAGGTCGCAAACCTGAAATCGCGCCTGGGACGGCTCGACCCGGTCGCCGAAGCAGCCGAATATCAGGCCGTTTTCGGCGAGCTCATGGCCATGGAGCAGCGCAGACGCACGATGCGGGAGCGTTCGGGGGGCGCGGCCTGA
- a CDS encoding ROK family transcriptional regulator: protein MSTGTNLLWLGDFNQSLVLDEIRRAENISRVELAERTALTPQTVSNIVRRLLESGLVLEAGRRSSRGGKRATMLRLNAGAYYAVGLHIDPARTTLVVTDMRGRVIARSRRRTPVVHGPARVINALVRAVRLLVERSGVPAERVLGIGVATPGPIDSGGGFVVEPPNLPGWHSVPLREALESGTGLPVIIDNDATAATIGERWSGGVHRAGDMAFIYFGTGIGGGLVLGDRLYRGASWNAGEIGHVTVEPGGRPCPCGNGGCLETYLAPHAIVADAARRRGEEPPGLPRGSAAAIEYYARVCRAAESGDPEALATVRAAAAHLGSAAIGLLNVVDVPTVVLGGWGISRVGGIYRNAVAEAVSARSIARAVRGLRVETSLIGDDVAAIGAASLVLHTTYSPRFAPARG from the coding sequence ATGTCCACCGGCACCAACCTGCTCTGGCTCGGTGACTTCAACCAGAGCCTGGTCCTCGACGAGATCCGCCGCGCCGAGAACATCAGCCGCGTCGAGCTCGCCGAGCGCACCGCCCTCACCCCGCAGACGGTCTCCAACATCGTGCGCCGGCTGCTGGAGTCGGGACTGGTGCTGGAGGCCGGCCGGCGCTCCTCGCGCGGCGGCAAGCGCGCGACGATGCTGCGCCTCAACGCCGGCGCCTACTACGCCGTCGGCCTGCACATCGACCCCGCGCGCACCACGCTGGTGGTGACCGACATGCGCGGCCGGGTCATCGCGCGCAGCCGGCGCCGCACGCCGGTCGTGCACGGCCCCGCCCGGGTCATCAACGCCCTGGTCCGGGCGGTCCGGCTGCTGGTCGAGCGCTCCGGCGTGCCGGCCGAGCGCGTCCTGGGCATCGGCGTGGCCACGCCCGGCCCGATCGACTCCGGCGGCGGCTTCGTCGTGGAGCCGCCCAACCTGCCCGGCTGGCACAGCGTCCCGTTGCGGGAGGCGCTGGAGAGCGGGACGGGGCTGCCGGTCATCATCGACAACGACGCCACCGCCGCCACGATCGGCGAGCGCTGGTCCGGCGGCGTGCACCGGGCCGGGGACATGGCCTTCATCTACTTCGGCACCGGCATCGGCGGCGGCCTCGTCCTCGGCGACCGGCTCTACCGGGGCGCCTCATGGAACGCCGGGGAGATCGGGCACGTGACCGTCGAACCCGGCGGCCGCCCCTGCCCCTGCGGCAACGGCGGGTGCCTGGAGACCTACCTCGCACCGCACGCCATCGTCGCCGACGCGGCCCGGCGCAGGGGGGAGGAGCCGCCCGGCCTGCCCCGCGGCAGCGCGGCGGCCATCGAGTACTACGCGCGGGTCTGCCGCGCCGCGGAGTCGGGCGACCCCGAGGCCCTGGCCACCGTCCGCGCCGCGGCCGCCCACCTCGGCAGCGCCGCGATCGGGCTGCTCAACGTCGTCGACGTGCCCACCGTGGTCCTCGGCGGCTGGGGCATCTCCCGCGTGGGCGGCATCTACCGCAACGCGGTGGCCGAGGCCGTCTCCGCGCGCTCCATCGCCCGCGCGGTGCGCGGGCTGAGGGTCGAGACCTCCCTGATCGGCGACGACGTCGCGGCGATCGGCGCGGCCTCGCTGGTCCTGCACACCACCTACTCGCCCCGGTTCGCCCCGGCGCGCGGCTGA
- a CDS encoding extracellular solute-binding protein produces the protein MTRVPVGRRKRRAARAAAAAAALILAAAGCGGGAQDDPNTVTIAYQDFGTFQAADDLFTKVKEEFEGQNPDVTVELRPIEAPAEDYQTQVNLMNQSAAEAPDIIYEDSFTINQDVDAGYLAPLDEYWEAWEDAGQYNEQADAAVTALDGKRYAAMLGTDTRGLWYNTELFDQAGVDTPWEPRTWDEVLETARTIRSELGEEVTPLNVYSGTPAGEQSSMQGFQMLLSGTDGALFDEEARKWVTGSAGFEDALAFVETVYSEDLALAPRDALNANVATLNNEERIPAGEIAISLDGSWVTQSWIESANKPWPEWQDVMEFAPMPTQNGQDPGATSMSGGWTLALGSQSANPDLAWEVMSHALNEENATKFAIEGGQIPVREDVASSPEFLEASPMAEQAAALVDVTHFRPAYSEYPRISLAVQEAMEAVMLGEATPAEAAETYAQEVEGIAGADNVTSGG, from the coding sequence ATGACTCGAGTGCCCGTCGGCAGGCGGAAGCGCCGCGCGGCCCGCGCGGCCGCGGCCGCCGCCGCCCTGATCCTCGCCGCCGCCGGATGCGGCGGCGGCGCACAGGACGACCCCAACACGGTCACCATCGCCTACCAGGACTTCGGCACCTTCCAGGCGGCCGACGACCTGTTCACGAAGGTGAAGGAGGAGTTCGAGGGGCAGAATCCCGACGTCACGGTCGAACTGCGCCCGATCGAGGCCCCCGCCGAGGACTACCAGACCCAGGTGAACCTGATGAACCAGTCGGCCGCCGAGGCGCCCGACATCATCTACGAGGACAGCTTCACCATCAACCAGGACGTCGACGCCGGCTACCTGGCCCCGCTGGACGAGTACTGGGAGGCCTGGGAGGACGCCGGGCAGTACAACGAGCAGGCCGACGCCGCGGTGACCGCGCTGGACGGCAAACGCTACGCGGCGATGCTGGGCACCGACACCCGGGGGCTCTGGTACAACACCGAACTGTTCGACCAGGCCGGCGTCGACACCCCGTGGGAGCCGCGGACCTGGGACGAGGTGCTGGAGACCGCGCGCACGATCAGGTCGGAGCTGGGCGAGGAGGTGACCCCGCTCAACGTCTACTCCGGCACCCCGGCCGGCGAGCAGTCCTCCATGCAGGGTTTCCAGATGCTGCTCAGCGGAACCGACGGCGCCCTCTTCGACGAGGAGGCGCGGAAGTGGGTCACCGGGAGCGCCGGGTTCGAGGACGCGCTGGCGTTCGTCGAGACGGTCTACTCCGAGGACCTCGCCCTCGCCCCCCGCGACGCCCTCAACGCCAACGTCGCCACGCTCAACAACGAGGAGCGCATCCCTGCGGGCGAGATCGCGATCAGCCTGGACGGCTCCTGGGTGACCCAGAGCTGGATCGAGAGCGCGAACAAGCCGTGGCCCGAATGGCAGGACGTCATGGAGTTCGCCCCGATGCCCACGCAGAACGGCCAGGACCCCGGCGCCACCTCGATGTCGGGCGGCTGGACGCTGGCACTCGGCTCCCAGTCGGCCAACCCCGACCTCGCCTGGGAGGTCATGAGCCACGCCCTGAACGAGGAGAACGCGACCAAGTTCGCGATCGAGGGCGGGCAGATCCCGGTGCGCGAGGACGTCGCCTCCTCCCCCGAGTTCCTGGAGGCCTCCCCCATGGCCGAGCAGGCCGCGGCGCTGGTCGACGTGACGCACTTCCGCCCCGCCTACAGCGAGTACCCGCGGATCTCGCTGGCGGTCCAGGAGGCCATGGAGGCGGTCATGCTGGGCGAGGCCACCCCGGCCGAGGCCGCCGAGACCTACGCCCAGGAGGTCGAGGGGATCGCCGGAGCGGACAACGTGACCTCGGGCGGCTGA
- a CDS encoding carbohydrate ABC transporter permease, whose protein sequence is MESTLTAAAPQRAPRPRRSARSARPGRPGIARWLVPLAPALFLLLTFFAGPILWTVWASFTNAALTGAAAADTEFVGLANIERLLTDPQFLDATVVTVVFLVGSGVVGQTVLGLALALLMQNRGAAVRTAVSAIVVGAWVVPEVVAGFVWVAFLEREGSLNALLDQVGLAPQNWLYTAPILAVVLANVWKGTAFSMMTYSAGLSEVPTDLKEAARVDGASGWRVLWHVVLPLLRRTIATTLLLVTLQTVQVFTLIFVMTGGGPGGRSTTLPLLMYQEALNFGDLGYGTTIALALLVVAGLFSLVYVRLLRPEEVR, encoded by the coding sequence ATGGAGTCGACGCTCACCGCCGCCGCGCCGCAGCGCGCGCCCCGGCCCCGCCGCAGCGCGCGCTCGGCCCGCCCCGGCCGGCCCGGGATCGCGCGCTGGCTGGTCCCGCTGGCCCCCGCCCTGTTCCTGCTGCTGACCTTCTTCGCCGGACCGATCCTGTGGACGGTGTGGGCCTCGTTCACCAACGCGGCCCTGACCGGCGCTGCGGCCGCCGACACCGAGTTCGTCGGCCTGGCCAACATCGAGCGACTGCTCACCGACCCGCAGTTCCTCGACGCCACCGTGGTCACCGTGGTCTTCCTGGTCGGCTCGGGGGTCGTGGGCCAGACGGTGCTCGGGCTGGCGCTGGCGCTGCTGATGCAGAACCGGGGCGCCGCCGTGCGGACGGCGGTCAGCGCGATCGTGGTCGGCGCCTGGGTGGTGCCCGAGGTCGTGGCCGGATTCGTCTGGGTGGCGTTCCTGGAGCGCGAGGGCTCGCTCAACGCGCTGTTGGACCAGGTGGGGCTGGCCCCGCAGAACTGGCTGTACACCGCGCCGATCCTGGCCGTGGTGCTGGCCAACGTCTGGAAGGGCACCGCCTTCTCGATGATGACCTACTCCGCCGGGCTGTCGGAGGTGCCCACCGACCTCAAGGAGGCGGCCCGGGTGGACGGCGCGTCGGGGTGGCGGGTGCTGTGGCACGTGGTGCTGCCGCTGCTGCGGCGCACCATCGCCACCACGCTGCTGCTGGTGACGCTGCAGACCGTGCAGGTGTTCACCCTGATCTTCGTGATGACCGGCGGAGGCCCCGGCGGGCGCAGCACCACGCTGCCGCTGCTGATGTACCAGGAGGCGCTCAACTTCGGCGACCTGGGCTACGGCACCACGATCGCGCTCGCGCTGCTGGTGGTCGCCGGGCTGTTCTCGCTGGTCTACGTCCGTCTGCTGCGTCCGGAGGAGGTGCGATGA
- a CDS encoding carbohydrate ABC transporter permease: protein MTRAISSPAKAAGGAVVHLLLAVLALVFLLPSLWMVFAAFDAEATLRAAPPSAFTLDNFAAVLTPETVYVPMWNSVLLCGGAAVVTVAASALAAYPLSRYSLRFRRPFLYTVLFATGLPLTAIMVPVYGMFVQAGLLDSRFATMLFLAASSLPFGIWLTKNFMDGIPMELEEAAWVDGASAWQSLRLLVAPLIAPGMAVVGIFTIVLTWGNFFVPFILLKSPDHLPAAVRIYSFFGQYGSVRYGELAAYSLLYTLPVVALYVAVSKALGGRFNLGGAMKG, encoded by the coding sequence ATGACACGGGCGATCAGTTCACCCGCGAAGGCGGCGGGCGGCGCGGTGGTCCATCTGCTGCTGGCCGTGCTGGCCCTGGTGTTCCTGCTGCCGTCGCTGTGGATGGTGTTCGCGGCCTTCGACGCCGAGGCGACGCTGCGCGCCGCGCCGCCGTCGGCGTTCACGCTGGACAACTTCGCCGCCGTGCTGACACCGGAGACCGTCTACGTCCCGATGTGGAACAGCGTGCTGCTGTGCGGCGGCGCCGCCGTGGTCACGGTGGCCGCCTCCGCCCTGGCCGCCTACCCGCTGTCGCGCTACAGCCTGCGGTTCAGGCGGCCGTTCCTGTACACCGTGCTGTTCGCGACCGGGCTGCCGCTCACCGCGATCATGGTCCCGGTCTACGGCATGTTCGTGCAGGCCGGGCTGCTGGACTCGCGGTTCGCCACGATGCTGTTCCTGGCCGCCTCCAGCCTGCCGTTCGGGATCTGGCTGACGAAGAACTTCATGGACGGCATCCCCATGGAGCTGGAGGAGGCCGCCTGGGTGGACGGCGCGTCGGCCTGGCAGTCGCTGCGGCTGCTCGTCGCGCCGCTGATCGCCCCGGGCATGGCCGTCGTTGGCATCTTCACGATCGTGCTGACCTGGGGCAACTTCTTCGTGCCGTTCATCCTGCTGAAAAGCCCCGACCACCTGCCGGCCGCGGTGCGCATCTACTCGTTCTTCGGCCAGTACGGTTCGGTGCGCTACGGCGAGCTGGCCGCGTACTCGCTGCTGTACACGCTGCCCGTGGTGGCCCTGTACGTGGCGGTCTCCAAGGCCCTGGGCGGCAGGTTCAACCTCGGCGGCGCCATGAAGGGCTGA
- the mmsB gene encoding multiple monosaccharide ABC transporter permease, translating into MTAIRDLFRKNARQYGMLMALVLIVVLFEFLTGGLLLQPLNITNLIMQNSYILILAIGMMLVIITGHIDLSVGSVVAFVGAASAVMMAQWGLPVWLTVVAALAMGALIGAWQGFWVAYVRIPAFIVTLAGMLLFRGLTLIVLDGQTIAPLPASFRVLGSGYVPDPFGAGVHVLTLLIGVAASALLVWTQLQARARSRRHGLPVSPQNAFAARIAALVIVINVFAYVLAIHNGIPVVGLVLVVLIVGFSFVMNKTITGRHVYAVGGSEKAALLSGVRTKQTTFWVFVTMGVLSALAGLVFMARLNAATPGAGEMFELDAIAAAFIGGASATGGVGTVVGSVVGALVMGVMNNGMSLIGLGVDWQQAIKGLVLLAAVAFDVYNKDHLGLRRARRGGAGRSTAAPRQPDPDGAATESAAPPAPEDARR; encoded by the coding sequence ATGACCGCCATACGCGACCTGTTCAGGAAGAACGCCAGGCAGTACGGGATGCTCATGGCGCTCGTGCTCATCGTGGTGCTGTTCGAGTTCCTCACCGGCGGACTGCTGCTGCAGCCGCTGAACATCACCAACCTCATCATGCAGAACAGCTACATCCTGATCCTGGCCATCGGGATGATGCTGGTGATCATCACCGGCCACATCGACCTGTCCGTGGGGTCGGTGGTCGCCTTCGTCGGAGCCGCGTCGGCGGTGATGATGGCCCAGTGGGGCCTGCCGGTCTGGCTCACGGTCGTCGCCGCGCTGGCCATGGGCGCCCTCATCGGGGCCTGGCAGGGCTTCTGGGTGGCCTACGTCCGCATCCCCGCGTTCATCGTGACGCTGGCCGGGATGCTGCTGTTCCGCGGGCTGACGCTGATCGTGCTGGACGGCCAGACCATCGCGCCGCTGCCGGCCTCCTTCCGGGTGCTCGGATCGGGCTACGTGCCCGACCCGTTCGGGGCGGGCGTCCACGTGCTGACCCTGCTCATCGGCGTCGCGGCCTCCGCGCTGCTGGTGTGGACCCAGCTCCAGGCCCGGGCGCGCAGCCGACGGCACGGGCTGCCGGTGAGCCCGCAGAACGCCTTCGCCGCCAGGATCGCCGCCCTCGTCATCGTCATCAACGTCTTCGCCTACGTGCTGGCCATCCACAACGGGATCCCGGTCGTGGGCCTGGTGCTGGTGGTCCTGATCGTCGGGTTCTCCTTCGTCATGAACAAGACGATCACCGGCCGGCACGTCTACGCGGTGGGCGGCAGCGAGAAGGCCGCGCTGCTGTCGGGCGTGCGCACCAAGCAGACGACGTTCTGGGTCTTCGTCACCATGGGCGTGCTCTCGGCGCTGGCCGGACTGGTGTTCATGGCGCGGCTGAACGCCGCCACCCCGGGCGCGGGCGAGATGTTCGAACTCGACGCGATCGCCGCGGCCTTCATCGGCGGCGCCTCGGCCACCGGGGGAGTGGGCACCGTCGTCGGCTCCGTCGTCGGCGCGCTGGTCATGGGCGTCATGAACAACGGCATGTCGCTGATCGGACTGGGCGTGGACTGGCAGCAGGCCATCAAGGGCCTGGTCCTGCTCGCCGCTGTGGCCTTCGACGTCTACAACAAGGACCACCTCGGCCTGCGCCGCGCCAGGCGCGGCGGCGCCGGGCGCTCGACGGCGGCCCCGCGGCAGCCGGACCCCGATGGCGCCGCGACCGAATCGGCCGCTCCGCCCGCCCCCGAAGACGCCCGCCGCTGA
- the mmsA gene encoding multiple monosaccharide ABC transporter ATP-binding protein yields MRGITKEFPGVVALEGVDLKVRDGEIHALMGENGAGKSTLMKVLSGVHPHGSYSGDILVDGAVRAFKGTRDSEAAGIVIIHQELALVPQLSIAENIFLGNEQARSGVIDWNLTLGTARRLLERVGLDEDPGLPVTGLGVGKQQLVEIAKALSKDVRLLILDEPTSALNETDSANLLRLLGELKQQGITSILISHKLNEITQVSDSVTILRDGRTIETLDVVAGEVTEDRIIRGMVGRDLDHRYPEREPRIGATLFEVRDWSVDHPTQPGRRVVDQVGLHVRRGEIVGMAGLMGAGRTEFAMSVFGRSYGRKVSGTALMEGREVRLDSVGDAIGNGIAYVPEDRKELGLILGDDIRRNITLAGLDRVSRGRVIDDGREAVRAEGLRTALKVKAPDVFQATGNLSGGNQQKVALAKWLFTEPDLLILDEPTRGIDVGAKYEIYLIVQQAAAEGKAVLLISSELPELLGLCDRVYAMSEGRITGEVPRDGATQESIMKLMTKTKVSP; encoded by the coding sequence ATGCGCGGAATCACCAAGGAGTTCCCCGGGGTGGTCGCGCTGGAGGGCGTCGACCTGAAGGTGCGCGACGGCGAGATCCACGCGCTCATGGGGGAGAACGGGGCCGGCAAGTCCACCCTGATGAAGGTGCTCAGCGGGGTCCACCCGCACGGCTCCTACAGCGGGGACATCCTGGTCGACGGCGCCGTCCGCGCGTTCAAGGGCACCAGGGACAGCGAGGCGGCCGGGATCGTCATCATCCACCAGGAGCTCGCGCTCGTCCCGCAGTTGTCCATCGCGGAGAACATCTTCCTCGGCAACGAGCAGGCCCGGTCGGGCGTGATCGACTGGAACCTGACGCTGGGCACGGCCCGGCGGCTGCTGGAGCGGGTCGGTCTGGACGAGGACCCCGGGCTGCCGGTGACCGGCCTGGGCGTCGGCAAGCAGCAGCTCGTGGAGATCGCCAAGGCGCTGTCCAAGGACGTCCGGCTGCTGATCCTGGACGAGCCGACGTCGGCCCTCAACGAGACCGACAGCGCCAACCTGCTGCGCCTGCTGGGCGAACTCAAGCAGCAGGGCATCACCTCGATCCTGATCTCACACAAACTGAACGAGATCACCCAGGTGAGCGACTCGGTCACCATCCTGCGCGACGGCCGGACCATCGAGACGCTGGACGTGGTCGCCGGCGAGGTGACCGAGGACCGGATCATCCGGGGCATGGTCGGCCGCGACCTCGACCACCGCTACCCCGAGCGCGAGCCCCGGATCGGCGCGACGCTGTTCGAGGTGCGCGACTGGTCCGTCGACCATCCGACGCAGCCGGGCCGGCGCGTGGTCGACCAGGTCGGCCTGCACGTCCGCCGCGGCGAGATCGTCGGCATGGCCGGGCTGATGGGCGCCGGGCGCACCGAGTTCGCGATGAGCGTCTTCGGCCGCTCCTACGGGCGCAAGGTGTCGGGCACCGCGCTGATGGAGGGCCGGGAGGTCCGGCTCGACAGCGTCGGCGACGCCATCGGCAACGGCATCGCCTACGTGCCGGAGGACCGCAAGGAGCTCGGCCTGATCCTCGGCGACGACATCCGGCGCAACATCACCCTGGCCGGGCTCGACCGGGTCAGCCGCGGCCGGGTGATCGACGACGGCCGCGAGGCGGTGCGCGCCGAGGGGCTGCGCACGGCGCTGAAGGTCAAGGCCCCCGACGTCTTCCAGGCCACGGGCAACCTCAGCGGCGGCAACCAGCAGAAGGTGGCGCTGGCCAAGTGGCTGTTCACCGAGCCGGACCTGCTGATCCTGGACGAGCCCACCCGCGGCATCGACGTCGGTGCGAAGTACGAGATCTACCTCATCGTCCAGCAGGCCGCGGCCGAGGGCAAGGCGGTGCTGCTCATCTCCTCGGAGCTGCCGGAACTGCTCGGCCTGTGCGACCGCGTCTACGCGATGAGCGAGGGCCGCATCACCGGGGAGGTTCCGCGCGACGGCGCCACACAGGAATCGATCATGAAGCTGATGACCAAGACGAAGGTGTCCCCATGA
- the chvE gene encoding multiple monosaccharide ABC transporter substrate-binding protein, with the protein MRRLLHAALAAVLLLPLAACNGVGAAARAEDRPLIGVAMPTKSKERWVDDGSNMAGRFRDLGYDVDLQYAQDELETQISQIENMITKGADALVIASINGEVLTEVTRQAADQGIPVIAYDRLIMGTEHVDYYATFDNFKVGELQGGYLEQELGLDEGEGPFNIELFGGSPDDNNAYFFYDGAMSVLQPYIDSGQLVVRSGQTEMNQIATMGWDGSTAQARMDNLLSAHYQGEPLHAVLAPADSLSLGVISSLKSAGYGSQSKPMPVITGQDADISSVKSIIADDQTMTIFKDTRELADVAVNMADALIHGREVEVNDTESYDNGERVVPSQLLEPVVVDQDNYEETLVDSGYYTEAEVAG; encoded by the coding sequence ATGAGAAGACTCCTGCACGCCGCGCTCGCCGCGGTGCTCCTGCTCCCCCTCGCGGCCTGCAACGGCGTCGGCGCAGCGGCGCGGGCCGAGGACAGGCCGCTGATCGGCGTCGCCATGCCCACGAAGTCGAAGGAGCGCTGGGTCGACGACGGCTCGAACATGGCCGGGCGGTTCCGGGACCTCGGCTACGACGTCGACCTGCAGTACGCGCAGGACGAACTGGAGACGCAGATCTCCCAGATCGAGAACATGATCACCAAGGGCGCCGACGCCCTGGTCATCGCCTCGATCAACGGGGAGGTGCTGACGGAGGTGACCCGGCAGGCCGCCGACCAGGGCATCCCGGTCATCGCCTACGACCGCCTGATCATGGGCACCGAGCACGTCGACTACTACGCGACGTTCGACAACTTCAAGGTCGGTGAACTGCAGGGCGGCTACCTGGAGCAGGAACTCGGCCTCGACGAGGGCGAGGGGCCTTTCAACATCGAGCTCTTCGGCGGCTCGCCCGACGACAACAACGCCTACTTCTTCTACGACGGCGCGATGTCGGTCCTGCAGCCCTACATCGACTCCGGCCAACTCGTGGTCCGCAGCGGCCAGACCGAGATGAACCAGATCGCCACCATGGGCTGGGACGGCTCCACCGCGCAGGCGCGGATGGACAACCTGCTCAGCGCCCACTACCAGGGCGAGCCCCTGCACGCGGTCCTCGCCCCGGCCGACTCGCTGAGCCTGGGCGTCATCTCCTCCCTCAAGAGCGCCGGCTACGGGTCGCAGAGCAAGCCGATGCCGGTCATCACCGGCCAGGACGCCGACATCTCCTCGGTCAAGTCGATCATCGCCGACGACCAGACCATGACGATCTTCAAGGACACCCGCGAGCTCGCCGACGTCGCCGTGAACATGGCCGACGCCCTGATCCACGGACGGGAGGTCGAGGTCAACGACACCGAGAGCTACGACAACGGCGAGAGGGTCGTGCCGTCCCAGCTGCTCGAACCGGTCGTCGTCGACCAGGACAACTACGAGGAGACGCTCGTCGACAGCGGCTACTACACCGAGGCGGAGGTGGCGGGATGA